One Desulfobacterales bacterium genomic region harbors:
- a CDS encoding chemotaxis protein CheW, with the protein MFSNKTTITNTIDLKEKLKELKDSFDLNVAKPFEQAEKPGEHHIIFTLNNELFAWPIAKVKDALINQKIISIPSNVLSLYGVVNYKNQVISVTNLHYILLGIRGIESNVKNILLVTKGLAIDTAFFVDGLKGIAPISEYEIKEKPATVSTETSELIKGIYYYKTQLITILKYDRFSG; encoded by the coding sequence ATGTTTTCAAATAAAACAACAATAACTAATACAATCGATCTTAAAGAAAAATTAAAAGAACTAAAAGATTCTTTTGATTTAAATGTTGCAAAACCCTTTGAACAAGCCGAAAAGCCGGGTGAACATCATATAATTTTTACTCTTAACAACGAATTATTCGCTTGGCCTATAGCTAAAGTAAAAGATGCTTTAATAAATCAAAAAATAATATCTATACCAAGCAATGTTTTATCTTTATATGGAGTAGTTAATTATAAAAACCAAGTTATTTCGGTGACTAATTTGCATTATATATTATTAGGCATCAGAGGAATTGAAAGTAACGTTAAAAATATACTACTTGTTACAAAAGGATTAGCAATAGATACAGCCTTTTTTGTTGATGGACTTAAAGGAATAGCTCCTATTTCAGAGTATGAAATAAAAGAAAAACCCGCTACAGTCAGCACTGAAACTTCAGAATTAATTAAAGGCATTTATTATTATAAAACACAACTAATAACTATTTTAAAATATGACCGTTTTTCGGGATAA
- a CDS encoding chemotaxis protein CheW, whose translation MEKNGQQNKQRGSIKVLTFLLNNEMFAIPVSDIKEINRIARQKLVKNAPDFVLGIINFHGNIAPLIDTKILLSMEASSFSTKAKWLAVKYENYFVCLVVDEICGYLDINYDLLEKMPSVSNSPNLEYITCYAKIKDDILPVLNVHYLIKKNEKFVITE comes from the coding sequence ATGGAAAAAAACGGACAGCAAAATAAGCAAAGGGGTTCAATTAAAGTTTTGACTTTTCTTTTGAATAATGAAATGTTTGCAATTCCTGTTTCGGATATAAAAGAAATAAATAGAATAGCACGACAAAAATTAGTAAAAAATGCTCCTGATTTTGTTTTAGGAATCATAAATTTCCATGGAAATATCGCTCCATTAATTGACACTAAAATTCTTCTTTCAATGGAAGCATCTTCTTTTTCAACAAAAGCTAAATGGCTGGCTGTAAAATATGAAAATTATTTTGTATGCCTTGTTGTAGATGAAATATGCGGATATTTAGATATTAATTATGATTTACTTGAAAAAATGCCTTCTGTATCAAACAGCCCTAATTTGGAGTATATTACATGTTATGCGAAAATTAAAGACGATATTTTACCTGTTCTCAATGTTCATTATCTTATTAAAAAAAATGAAAAATTTGTTATTACAGAATAA
- a CDS encoding MarC family protein, translated as MKEFWLCFVPLFVAVDAIGVLPMFISLIEGVEHKRLNLIILQSVITAIGVAVVFLLIGPALLNLLSITVADFMVAGGLLLFIIAISDLLSSEKKQRKVDPETLGAVPIGVPLITGPGVLTTSILLMNQHGITATAISIIVNVFIAGIIFYFADFLTKILGHAGTKIISKIASILLTAIAIMMIRKGIFLIINMRL; from the coding sequence ATGAAAGAATTCTGGTTATGTTTTGTTCCACTTTTTGTTGCAGTTGATGCTATTGGAGTGCTACCTATGTTTATTAGTCTTATTGAAGGAGTAGAGCATAAGCGTCTTAACTTAATTATTCTGCAGTCAGTGATTACAGCTATAGGAGTAGCCGTTGTTTTTTTGCTCATAGGTCCAGCGCTTCTTAATCTGCTTTCAATTACAGTTGCTGATTTTATGGTTGCTGGAGGGTTGTTGCTATTTATTATAGCTATAAGCGATTTATTAAGTTCAGAGAAAAAACAGCGTAAAGTGGATCCTGAAACATTAGGAGCAGTTCCTATTGGAGTGCCTTTAATTACAGGTCCTGGAGTTTTAACGACATCTATCTTACTTATGAATCAACATGGAATAACTGCGACAGCGATTTCTATAATTGTTAATGTATTTATAGCTGGGATTATTTTTTATTTTGCGGATTTTTTAACAAAAATACTTGGTCATGCTGGAACAAAAATTATTTCGAAAATAGCGAGCATATTATTAACAGCTATAGCGATTATGATGATACGAAAAGGTATTTTTCTTATTATTAATATGAGGTTATAG
- a CDS encoding Uma2 family endonuclease, translating into MSEIAEKMNISEKAYLEMERVSEEKHEYFQNEIFSMAGGSYKHSTIISNIVSELRNQLRKKTCRALSSDMKVRMGKNDKYFYPDVIVVCGAAKFFDDKQDIITNPIVIIEVLSDSTEAYDRGDKFAYYRTIDSLREYALVSQKSKKIEKFFKEDKGYWRFNYTDESKQEIIFESIECKLNLDDIYEKVFEE; encoded by the coding sequence ATGTCAGAAATAGCTGAAAAAATGAATATATCAGAAAAAGCATATTTAGAAATGGAAAGAGTCTCCGAAGAAAAACATGAATATTTCCAAAATGAAATTTTTTCAATGGCTGGAGGTTCTTATAAACATAGCACGATAATTTCAAATATAGTTAGTGAATTGCGAAATCAGCTAAGAAAAAAAACATGCAGAGCTCTATCGAGCGACATGAAAGTTAGAATGGGAAAAAACGACAAATATTTTTATCCTGATGTTATAGTTGTTTGTGGAGCAGCAAAATTTTTTGATGATAAACAAGATATAATAACAAACCCCATTGTAATAATAGAAGTTCTTTCGGATTCTACTGAAGCATATGATAGAGGTGACAAGTTTGCATACTATCGAACCATTGATTCATTGAGAGAGTACGCATTAGTTTCTCAAAAAAGTAAAAAAATTGAAAAATTTTTTAAAGAGGACAAAGGATATTGGAGATTTAATTATACTGATGAAAGTAAACAAGAAATAATTTTTGAATCCATTGAGTGTAAACTTAATTTAGATGACATTTATGAGAAAGTTTTTGAAGAATAA